From Daucus carota subsp. sativus chromosome 6, DH1 v3.0, whole genome shotgun sequence, the proteins below share one genomic window:
- the LOC108224788 gene encoding cytochrome P450 734A1-like, translating to MIFLVLAILLIFVSLKSLYSIIWVPWRIQQFFRKQGVNGPSYRPFYGNIAEIMQMTKEAQSKSIPFTHDIVHRVCPDYYQWSAKFGKTFLCWFGLKPRLALADPEMIKDVLPNSIDMIDRLDYNPLARLLFGQGLPGLTGHKWTAHRRIATPAFNIEEVKAWVPEMVASVSKMLKIWEDKRGEKDEVEIEVYKEFHNLSAEILSKTVFGSSFEEGKRIFELQEQQVTLTMKALQSVYIPGFRFLPTKMNKLRWRLEKETRDAIRVIIERNSKTTDSSNNLISLLMSGSSNTKELGPGLEIEEVIDECKTFYFAGKETTANAVTWAVLLLAQHQEWQSKARGEVFQVCKGNELPTEDKMHEFKIISMILKETLRLYNPVNRLLRRSLKDVKIGSLNVPAGTEFYVALADVHHETEIWGPDANEFNPSRFAEPPRHLGSYFPFGLGSKNCIGRNLALVEAKIILAMIIKQFSFVVSPSYVHAPTMRLALQPQYGAHILVRRISDY from the exons ATGATTTTCTTGGTTCTTGCCATCTTGCTGATTTTTGTGAGCTTGAAGTCTCTCTACTCGATTATATGGGTTCCATGGAGAATTCAGCAGTTCTTCAGAAAACAAGGTGTAAACGGCCCCAGCTACCGTCCATTCTATGGGAACATAGCAGAGATCATGCAAATGACTAAGGAAGCTCAATCAAAATCCATTCCCTTCACTCATGATATTGTGCACCGTGTGTGCCCAGATTATTACCAGTGGTCTGCCAAGTTTGGCAAGACTTTTTTGTGCTGGTTCGGGCTCAAGCCAAGACTGGCTTTGGCAGATCCAGAGATGATTAAAGATGTCTTGCCCAATTCAATCGATATGATTGATAGGCTTGACTACAATCCCTTGGCTAGGCTGCTCTTTGGCCAGGGACTTCCTGGCTTGACGGGTCACAAATGGACTGCTCATCGAAGGATAGCAACCCCAGCATTCAATATAGAAGAAGTGAAG GCTTGGGTGCCAGAGATGGTGGCTAGTGTTTCAAAAATGCTAAAGATTTGGGAAGATAAAAGAGGAGAGAAGGATGAAGTGGAGATTGAAGTTTACAAAGAATTTCATAACTTGTCAGCTGAGATTTTATCAAAAACAGTTTTCGGGAGTAGTTTTGAAGAGGGGAAGCGCATATTTGAGTTGCAAGAACAACAAGTGACCCTTACGATGAAGGCTTTGCAGAGTGTCTATATTCCTGGATTCAG GTTCTTGCCTACTAAAATGAACAAATTAAGGTGGAGATTAGAGAAGGAAACTCGAGATGCAATCAGGGTGATTATTGAGAGAAACAGCAAAACAACTGACagttcaaataatttaataagccTATTAATGTCTGGTAGTAGTAACACGAAAGAACTTGGACCTGGGCTGGAGATTGAGGAGGTCATTGATGAGTGCAAGACATTCTATTTTGCTGGAAAAGAAACAACAGCGAATGCTGTTACTTGGGCAGTGCTCCTTCTAGCACAACATCAGGAATGGCAAAGCAAAGCCCGCGGGGAAGTTTTTCAAGTGTGCAAAGGCAATGAACTTCCAACTGAAGATAAGATGCACGAGTTCAAGATA ATTAGTATGATACTGAAAGAAACACTTAGACTCTACAATCCAGTGAATCGTTTGTTGAGACGGAGCTTAAAAGAtgttaagattggcagcttgaACGTGCCAGCTGGAACAGAATTCTACGTGGCACTAGCAGATGTCCATCATGAAACAGAGATATGGGGACCAGATGCCAATGAGTTCAATCCTTCAAGGTTTGCAGAACCTCCAAGGCATTTGGGTTCATACTTTCCATTTGGCCTAGGATCCAAAAATTGTATTGGTCGAAATTTGGCATTGGTTGAGGCTAAAATCATCCTAGCTATGATCATTAAGCAGTTTTCCTTTGTGGTTTCACCATCATATGTTCATGCTCCAACGATGAGGCTCGCGTTGCAGCCTCAGTATGGTGCTCATATCCTTGTTAGGAGGATCAGTGATTATTAA
- the LOC108192952 gene encoding probable protein phosphatase 2C 55 yields MPFTYLSTLRGAIRQEVKKLFVGREVGIQDSVEFRIALGNFFGNSRLLHSVPNPCLPNLNVVLEPSLVAAQSSVHLVNRRKNISLVGAISRTFSIPSISGPSLQVCGYHADCLLIEPSQLSLDSHLQKTSMAISSSIALLADCSVNSITSRQGHLLRKTSNADTTYRIICFDSCRKACMKLKNKEPSNSSLYGLLSYHVIKRSGNSYPALGFGMRSFHISAPTLFSAGTAPDVSVENSDRLEQTTSSADSSEKKATAGRSLKLNSGSCYLPHPDKEETGGEDAHFICSDEQAIGVADGVGGWADLGVNAGLYARELMSHSVAAIHDEPKGSIDPSRVLEKAYSSTKARGSSTACIIALTEQGVHAINLGDSGFMVTREGCTIFRSTAQQHDFNFTYQLENGSDGDLPSSGEVSTFPVAAGDVIVAGTDGLFDNLYNNDITSVVVHAVRAGLAPQVTAQKIAALARQRAEDKNRQTPFSTAAQEAGFRYHGGKLDDITVVVSYITNADAA; encoded by the exons ATGCCATTTACTTACCTATCTACACTGAGGGGTGCCATCAGGCAAGAagtcaaaaaattatttgtcGGGCGAGAAGTTGGTATCCAGGATTCTGTTGAATTCCGTATAGCCCTAGGAAACTTTTTTGGCAACTCTAGGCTGTTGCATTCTGTACCGAACCCATGTCTTCCTAACCTTAATGTGGTTTTAGAGCCTAGTCTTGTTGCTGCACAATCAAGTGTACATTTAGTGAACCgaagaaaaaatatttctttagtTGGAGCAATTTCTCGTACATTTTCTATTCCATCTATTTCTGGGCCCTCACTCCAGGTCTGTGGGTATCACGCAGATTGCCTGCTTATTGAGCCTAGTCAGTTGTCACTTGACAGTCACTTGCAGAAGACATCTATGGCCATTAGTAGTTCCATAGCTTTGCTTGCTGATTGTTCAGTAAATAGCATAACATCTCGGCAGGGGCATCTTCTACGGAAAACAAGTAATGCAGATACCACTTATCGCATTATATGTTTTGACAGTTGTAGAAAAGCTTGCATGAAACTGAAAAATAAAGAACCAAGTAATAGTTCTTTATATGGACTCTTATCATATCATGTGATAAAGAGGAGTGGGAATTCCTATCCAGCATTGGGGTTTGGCATGAGAAGTTTCCACATATCAGCACCTACTTTATTCTCTGCAGGGACTGCTCCTGACGTGTCCGTTGAAAACTCTGATCGTTTAGAGCAGACCACTAGTTCTGCTGATTCTTCTGAAAA GAAAGCTACAGCGGGCAGATCATTGAAGCTGAATTCAGGGTCATGTTATCTTCCCCATCCTGATAAAGAAGAAACTGGTGGGGAAGATGCTCACTTTATATGCTCCGATGAACAAGCAATTGGTGTCGCAGATGGTGTTGGTGGCTGGGCTGATCTTGGTGTTAATGCAGGGCTTTATGCAAGAGAACTTATGTCACATTCAGTTGCCGCAATTCATGATGAACCTAAGGGTTCCATTGACCCATCTCGGGTGCTGGAGAAAGCATACTCAAGCACTAAAGCCAGAGGGTCTTCTACTGCTTGCATCATTGCTCTCACAGAACAG GGTGTCCATGCCATTAATTTAGGTGATAGTGGTTTTATGGTTACAAGAGAGGGGTGCACCATTTTCCGGTCAACTGCGCAACaacatgattttaattttacgtATCAACTGGAGAATGGCAGTGATGGTGATTTGCCTAGCTCTGGTGAG GTGTCAACATTCCCTGTTGCTGCAGGAGATGTCATAGTTGCAGGTACAGATGGGCTATTTGATAATTTGTACAATAATGATATTACCTCTGTGGTTGTTCATGCCGTGAGAGCTGGTTTAGCTCCTCAAGTGACAGCTCAGAAGATAGCGGCATTGGCACGCCAAAGAGCAGAGGATAAGAACCGACAGACGCCATTTTCCACTGCAGCGCAAGAAGCTGGATTCCGCTACCATGGTGGAAAGCTCGACGACATCACTGTCGTTGTTTCATATATAACGAATGCTGATGCTGCCTAG